A portion of the Paenibacillus hamazuiensis genome contains these proteins:
- a CDS encoding ABC transporter ATP-binding protein produces MLNNPARPGGFGGPGRGAPVVKPKNFKGTMKRLWFYFGKERKWLSVIFGFIVIDAVITLFGPYLIGVSIDAMTAAGGSVDFHLLELMILVLFAAYVSDGGLTLLQGWLMAGVSQRIVAGLRRALFAKLQKLPLAFFDSRRHGELMSRLSNDIDNVSNTISQSTTQLMTGSIAILGSLTMMLILSPLLTLASMITAPLVILLARTITKRTSVLFKEQQAQLGRLNGHIEETISGIQVVKAFNHERKAIEEFEEVNEKLYKVGLRAQIISGFLMPIMAVINNLGFAAVAVVGGVLAIKGHITVGVIASFLSYSRQFVRPLNEIANIYNIMQSGVAGAERVFEVLDEKEEPEDAPGAVVLDNPQGRVVFENVSFGYRPEVPILKHVSFESPEGSSTALVGPTGAGKTTIVNLLTRFYDVTGGRILIDGRDIKEYTRDSLRRCFGIVLQDTYLFSGTIKENIKYGKADATDEEVEQAARMANADAFIRRLPAGYDTMLTENGGNLSQGQRQLLAIARVILARPSILILDEATSSIDTRTELHIQDALLQIMRGRTSFIIAHRLNTIRDADTIMVIDRGQIIEQGSHDRLIEEEGTYHRMFVNQFKNIEGASA; encoded by the coding sequence ATGCTGAACAACCCGGCCAGGCCGGGGGGATTCGGAGGTCCGGGCAGAGGGGCTCCCGTCGTCAAACCGAAAAATTTCAAAGGGACGATGAAGCGGCTTTGGTTTTATTTTGGCAAAGAACGAAAATGGCTGTCGGTGATTTTCGGGTTCATTGTGATCGACGCCGTCATTACGTTGTTCGGCCCTTATCTGATCGGCGTATCCATCGATGCGATGACGGCGGCCGGCGGCTCGGTCGATTTCCATCTGCTCGAGCTGATGATTCTGGTGCTGTTTGCCGCTTACGTATCGGACGGGGGGCTGACCCTGCTGCAGGGCTGGCTCATGGCGGGCGTGTCGCAGCGCATCGTTGCAGGCCTGAGGCGCGCCTTATTTGCGAAGCTGCAAAAGCTGCCCTTGGCGTTTTTCGACTCCCGCCGTCACGGTGAGCTGATGAGCCGGCTGTCCAACGACATCGATAACGTGAGCAACACGATATCCCAGTCGACGACGCAGCTGATGACCGGATCGATAGCGATTTTGGGTTCGCTGACGATGATGCTGATCCTCAGCCCGCTGCTGACGTTGGCCAGCATGATCACGGCGCCGCTGGTCATTCTGCTGGCGCGCACGATCACGAAAAGAACAAGCGTGCTGTTCAAGGAGCAGCAGGCGCAGCTGGGCAGGCTCAACGGGCACATCGAGGAGACGATTTCCGGCATCCAGGTCGTCAAGGCGTTCAACCATGAGCGGAAGGCGATCGAGGAGTTTGAAGAGGTTAACGAGAAGCTGTACAAGGTGGGCCTCAGGGCACAAATCATTTCCGGCTTCCTGATGCCGATAATGGCGGTCATCAACAACCTCGGATTTGCGGCGGTGGCGGTTGTCGGCGGCGTGTTGGCGATCAAAGGCCACATTACGGTCGGCGTCATCGCCAGCTTTCTCAGCTATTCCCGCCAGTTCGTTCGGCCGCTCAACGAGATCGCCAACATCTACAACATCATGCAGTCCGGCGTGGCCGGCGCGGAACGGGTGTTCGAGGTGCTCGACGAAAAGGAGGAGCCGGAGGATGCTCCCGGCGCGGTCGTGCTGGACAATCCGCAGGGGCGCGTCGTGTTTGAAAACGTCAGCTTCGGCTACCGGCCGGAGGTGCCGATTTTGAAGCACGTCAGCTTCGAATCGCCGGAAGGCAGCAGCACGGCGTTGGTCGGGCCGACGGGTGCGGGCAAAACGACGATCGTCAACCTGCTCACGCGGTTTTATGACGTTACCGGGGGGCGTATTTTGATCGACGGCCGCGACATCAAGGAATATACCCGGGACAGCCTGCGGAGGTGCTTCGGCATCGTGCTCCAGGATACGTATCTGTTCTCCGGCACGATCAAGGAAAACATCAAGTACGGCAAGGCGGACGCTACCGACGAGGAAGTGGAGCAGGCGGCCCGCATGGCTAACGCCGATGCGTTCATCCGCCGTCTGCCCGCCGGGTACGACACGATGCTGACGGAAAACGGCGGCAATTTAAGCCAGGGCCAGCGGCAGCTGCTCGCGATCGCACGTGTCATTCTCGCCAGGCCGTCGATTCTCATCCTCGATGAGGCGACGAGCAGCATCGACACGCGCACCGAGCTGCACATCCAGGATGCGCTGCTGCAAATTATGCGGGGCCGCACCAGCTTCATCATCGCCCACCGGCTGAACACGATTCGCGACGCCGATACGATCATGGTCATCGACCGCGGGCAAATTATCGAGCAGGGCAGCCACGACCGGCTGATCGAAGAAGAAGGCACGTACCATCGGATGTTTGTGAATCAGTTCAAAAATATCGAAGGCGCTTCGGCGTAA
- a CDS encoding fibronectin type III domain-containing protein: MRNSADTVPPAAPAGLNAVAGDQQVSLSWTANTESDLAGYLVYASEDGGASWSTDTDAGTATGITITGLTNGTIYHFAVAAYDTNGNESSKSQAVSATPAPQTDTQAPAAPSGLTAEAGVGEVALSWLPNVETDLHGYKMYQSIDNGTTWDTRTDIGNVTAYTVTGLTYGQPYLFAITALDTSGNESLRSASVSATPLAPPDTTPPAAPAGLAAVPGDRQIKLSWLANSEPDLAGYQLFVSENGGNSWDSGTEVGLSTAYTVTELTYGKPYTFALTATDTAGNRSAKSAAVTAAPSTLDAEQLPSTGIVPFVQAIDFLYTGDNAVQTGVAAGAIQPERAAVLRGRVTDDAGQPLPGVKVTILGKPQFGETHTRADGQFDMAINGGGPLTVDYRLAGYMNVQRSVTAPWEEYTWLPDVVMKAYDTQVTAIDLTEQSVYQVARGSTVTDADGTRQATLLVAPGTTATMTLPDGTVQPLSAMNVRATEYTVGEKGPQAMPGELPTFVGYTYAVELSVDEAVYAGATEVRFNQPTYLYVDNFLEFPNGAVVPIGYYDRKKAAWIPSKNGRIVKVVGITNGSANLDVDGDGAADTGTKLTELSITDLERARLAELYPVGKSLWRSPVDHFTPFDCNWPYGPPKDAKQPPSDEDDSGDDDDKDDKRKDPCQEKGSIIGCEDQSLGQTIGIPGTNLVLHYASDRTPGQRERSSAELPITGDEVSDSLHSIRLEIEVQGKRIVEDLPITSNQRYLFEWDGKDGYGRSVYGRHPVDVKLTYYYVAQYYEARADWETSFGQVGAPAESFGRDRENGQISISTSYRTYVESPNNPYQEYGIAGWSLDVHHFKDKKGESQYMGYGTTQLPVQRSVVYQKTAGCLPGKCFSGIGDGKPASEAQFYYVYDIVHAPDGSLFVSDGGNNRVRRIGTDGIVTTYAGGKQSGDNGDGGPATQARVAPRNIALGPDGSLYIAELYDIRKVSSDGIITTFAGKGTGGSYNDKMKDGIPATDAYIEPFDVEVGPDGSVYFLERFSICCYPEPHSRAAIRKIGPDGIVTTIGGIGTKTTESIPLYEKKLYAQDIEFAPDGSLYILDKSGQSSGGSSYRNFIYKVGSDGIVRRVAGSLSAPGSRIDFPGGTNSWGQLDVDGPALDPYLTANRMSFAPDGTLYLSDQSFKRILRLEPSGLLSKYAGNPMSRCEELQTGNGLAYESKLGCLQYVAAGLDETVYYSSNISTTGWSIMSLHTDEVNFVSLPNYIVPSEDGQQLYVFDPNSGRHQQTKDAITGRTVQQFHYDGGGRLVSLEDAYGNTVVIERNVLGVPRAIVAPGGQRTELELDGAGQLSAVTVPGGASYEMSYDADGLLVSFTDRNGSTSEYEYDAQGLLIAAHHPSYGDLTIVREKLPLGTKVTMTRGEGEVTSYKIESLENGDIRRETAEPTGAVTVVTVKPNGYREIAYPDGTVVGKSLSPDPRWGMSSPQLAGMTIKTPQARTITMSESRTAAFASPTDPFSLTTYQETFTVNGRTTMVQYDAAQKTVTMTSAENRQVVHRLDDFGRTVRLEYPGQSVEPIEYAYDAQGKLQQIKQGVQVVNYHYDEQLRLTRLTDAENRELEYEYDAYGFVSRINLPSGKSLAMTHDAVGNLTGITAPGGNDFTMDYDETDELVSFLPEGSTEPVRWYYNLNGKHTHTTFPSGRLIANTFDPGGRLTESHDTKRSRTFEYADNTDRVHTMTTKAKASGAVEQQLQFAYDGSDVTKTVWLGKANATYDYTYDALSNVTGIHLNIPASQYTSDTAITWDKEDRVKSFGSQSFQYTGPGGILGSIQDGGFETAYQYDAYGRITHRTVSASGVPVYQMQLQYNAVGKVGQKTETTPQGTSVYTYDYDADGQLLEVRLNGNVIEAYAYDANGNRTSAAINGAPAESAVYDGQDRLITRGGVDYMFDADGFLTHRGSDSFTYGSRGELLEANVGGKTVTYSYDALGRHVARHDETGTTQYLYGLPDAIMTITAIIDPSGAVTEYYYDLSGQLTGMKREGVTYAIATDLVGTPKLVVGANGQIVKELGYDSFGNRLTDSNPGFLLPFGFAGGLEDTDTGLLRFGLRDYELASGRWTARDPILFTGGQTNLYVYVGNDPILFRDPLGLFCIGGNAYAGVGGGAKVCVNSKGQFSFCSELGFGVGGGLEFSPLEDITKRDSLGVEGTVSGAYGPGKLTGGFKTNYVFDTECAKKEGVLKVELGALKFDLLNPLESAYGQDWKDLEEKKGPIDSFKDAIKKGQLSAKVEASFKGQLCTRVR, from the coding sequence GTGCGCAATTCAGCCGATACGGTTCCCCCTGCAGCGCCGGCCGGTCTGAATGCTGTCGCCGGTGATCAGCAGGTGAGCCTGTCCTGGACCGCCAATACGGAGTCGGATCTGGCCGGGTATTTGGTGTACGCTTCCGAGGACGGGGGCGCCAGCTGGTCCACCGACACGGATGCGGGCACGGCAACCGGGATCACGATCACAGGGCTGACCAATGGAACGATTTATCATTTTGCGGTAGCGGCTTACGACACGAACGGCAACGAGTCGTCGAAATCGCAGGCGGTCAGCGCAACGCCGGCGCCGCAGACGGACACGCAAGCGCCCGCAGCTCCGTCCGGATTGACGGCGGAAGCCGGCGTCGGCGAAGTGGCGCTGAGCTGGCTGCCGAACGTCGAGACCGATTTGCACGGATATAAAATGTACCAGTCAATCGATAACGGAACAACCTGGGATACGAGAACCGACATCGGTAATGTGACGGCTTACACGGTTACGGGTTTGACCTACGGACAACCGTACCTGTTTGCGATAACGGCGCTCGACACGAGCGGCAACGAATCGCTTCGCTCGGCATCCGTTTCGGCAACGCCGCTGGCACCGCCGGATACGACGCCGCCTGCCGCACCTGCCGGGCTGGCTGCAGTACCCGGGGACCGTCAAATCAAGCTGAGCTGGCTGGCGAATTCCGAGCCGGATTTAGCCGGCTACCAACTATTCGTCTCCGAAAACGGAGGGAACAGCTGGGATAGCGGCACAGAGGTCGGATTATCTACGGCCTATACGGTAACCGAGCTCACTTACGGCAAGCCGTATACGTTCGCCTTGACCGCAACCGATACGGCGGGAAATCGATCGGCGAAGTCGGCGGCCGTTACCGCTGCCCCATCCACCCTGGATGCCGAACAGCTTCCGTCAACCGGAATCGTCCCCTTCGTACAAGCGATCGATTTTCTGTATACAGGCGATAACGCCGTTCAAACCGGTGTTGCGGCAGGAGCGATTCAGCCGGAACGCGCTGCCGTGCTGCGCGGCCGCGTCACCGACGACGCTGGACAGCCGCTTCCCGGCGTGAAGGTGACCATACTTGGCAAACCTCAATTCGGCGAGACGCATACGCGGGCAGACGGTCAATTCGACATGGCTATTAATGGCGGCGGACCGCTCACGGTCGACTACCGGCTTGCCGGTTATATGAACGTTCAACGCAGCGTAACCGCGCCGTGGGAGGAATACACGTGGCTGCCCGACGTGGTTATGAAAGCTTATGATACGCAGGTCACCGCGATTGACTTGACGGAGCAATCGGTCTATCAGGTCGCAAGGGGCAGCACGGTGACCGATGCGGACGGCACGCGCCAGGCGACGCTGCTGGTCGCGCCAGGGACGACGGCGACAATGACGCTGCCGGACGGAACGGTACAGCCGCTGTCCGCGATGAACGTGCGGGCCACGGAATATACGGTGGGCGAAAAGGGCCCGCAAGCGATGCCGGGCGAGCTTCCGACCTTCGTCGGCTACACGTATGCGGTCGAGCTTTCGGTTGACGAAGCGGTCTACGCGGGGGCGACCGAGGTACGCTTCAATCAGCCGACGTATTTGTACGTCGACAATTTCCTGGAGTTTCCTAACGGGGCCGTCGTACCGATCGGTTATTACGACCGCAAGAAAGCGGCTTGGATTCCGTCGAAAAACGGCCGTATTGTGAAAGTGGTCGGCATCACGAACGGTTCGGCGAATCTGGATGTGGACGGCGACGGCGCGGCGGACACCGGCACAAAGCTGACGGAGCTGAGCATTACCGATCTGGAGCGTGCCCGCTTGGCGGAGCTGTATCCGGTAGGGAAATCGCTCTGGCGGTCGCCGGTCGATCATTTTACGCCGTTTGATTGTAACTGGCCTTATGGACCGCCAAAGGATGCGAAACAGCCTCCGAGCGACGAGGACGACAGCGGCGATGACGACGACAAAGATGATAAACGGAAGGATCCGTGCCAGGAGAAAGGCTCCATCATCGGCTGCGAGGATCAATCGCTGGGGCAGACGATCGGGATTCCGGGGACGAATCTGGTCCTGCATTATGCCAGCGATCGCACGCCGGGACAGCGGGAACGTTCGTCCGCGGAGCTACCTATAACCGGAGACGAAGTTTCGGATTCGCTTCACTCGATCCGGCTCGAGATCGAGGTGCAGGGGAAACGGATCGTGGAGGATTTACCGATTACAAGCAATCAACGTTACTTGTTTGAATGGGATGGTAAGGACGGCTATGGCAGATCCGTATACGGCCGTCATCCGGTTGATGTGAAGCTGACCTATTATTATGTGGCGCAATATTATGAGGCGAGGGCCGATTGGGAGACGAGCTTCGGGCAAGTTGGCGCTCCGGCGGAAAGCTTCGGCCGCGATAGAGAGAATGGCCAAATTTCGATCTCAACATCCTACCGGACGTATGTCGAAAGCCCAAACAACCCTTATCAGGAATATGGAATTGCCGGCTGGAGCCTGGACGTCCATCATTTCAAAGATAAGAAGGGCGAGTCGCAATACATGGGGTATGGCACGACCCAATTGCCGGTTCAGCGTTCGGTCGTGTATCAGAAGACTGCAGGTTGTCTCCCGGGTAAGTGCTTCTCTGGAATCGGTGACGGGAAGCCGGCATCGGAAGCACAATTCTATTATGTTTACGATATCGTGCATGCGCCGGACGGCAGTCTGTTCGTCTCGGACGGCGGTAACAACAGAGTGCGCAGAATAGGTACTGACGGCATCGTCACAACTTACGCCGGCGGCAAGCAGAGCGGCGATAACGGTGACGGCGGACCTGCGACTCAAGCGAGGGTGGCACCGAGAAATATCGCGCTCGGACCTGACGGCAGCTTGTATATTGCGGAGCTATACGATATTCGGAAAGTTTCTTCGGACGGCATCATTACGACCTTTGCCGGCAAAGGTACAGGGGGCAGTTACAATGACAAAATGAAGGACGGTATTCCGGCAACAGACGCCTACATTGAGCCGTTTGATGTCGAGGTCGGCCCGGACGGCAGCGTCTATTTCCTGGAACGTTTTTCGATATGCTGCTATCCCGAACCGCATTCGAGGGCCGCAATACGTAAAATTGGCCCGGACGGCATCGTGACGACGATCGGAGGGATAGGAACGAAAACGACGGAAAGCATCCCGTTATATGAGAAAAAATTGTATGCACAAGATATTGAGTTCGCACCGGACGGATCGCTGTATATTCTGGATAAGAGCGGGCAAAGCTCGGGAGGCTCTTCTTACCGGAATTTCATTTACAAAGTCGGGTCGGACGGAATCGTCCGCAGAGTTGCGGGATCGTTGTCCGCACCGGGGAGTCGCATCGATTTTCCCGGAGGCACCAACTCCTGGGGACAACTTGATGTTGACGGTCCTGCGCTTGATCCTTATTTGACAGCCAACCGGATGTCGTTCGCGCCGGACGGTACGCTTTACCTTAGCGACCAGTCTTTCAAACGAATCCTGAGGCTGGAGCCTAGCGGTCTGTTGAGCAAATATGCGGGCAATCCGATGTCGAGATGCGAAGAACTCCAGACAGGCAACGGTCTTGCGTACGAATCAAAACTCGGGTGTCTCCAATATGTTGCCGCAGGGCTGGATGAAACGGTCTATTATAGCTCGAACATCAGTACAACCGGCTGGAGCATCATGTCGCTTCATACTGATGAGGTAAATTTCGTTTCATTACCCAATTATATCGTTCCGAGCGAGGACGGACAGCAACTGTACGTCTTCGATCCGAATTCAGGCCGGCACCAGCAAACGAAAGACGCCATAACCGGACGGACGGTTCAGCAATTCCACTATGACGGCGGAGGACGGTTGGTCTCGCTTGAGGATGCTTACGGCAACACGGTTGTGATCGAACGCAATGTCCTCGGTGTTCCGAGGGCGATCGTTGCGCCGGGCGGACAGCGGACGGAGCTGGAGTTGGACGGGGCAGGCCAATTGTCCGCGGTGACAGTTCCCGGCGGTGCATCCTATGAAATGAGTTACGATGCGGACGGACTTCTCGTCAGCTTTACGGATCGGAACGGCAGCACCAGCGAATATGAATACGATGCCCAGGGACTGCTGATCGCAGCGCATCACCCTTCCTACGGGGATTTGACGATCGTACGCGAGAAGCTTCCGCTCGGCACGAAAGTGACCATGACCCGCGGCGAGGGAGAAGTGACAAGCTACAAGATCGAAAGCCTGGAAAACGGCGACATTCGGCGCGAGACGGCCGAGCCGACGGGGGCCGTCACTGTCGTGACCGTAAAGCCGAACGGCTACCGGGAGATCGCTTATCCGGACGGAACCGTTGTCGGCAAATCGCTCAGTCCGGACCCGCGCTGGGGTATGAGCTCTCCGCAGCTGGCCGGCATGACGATCAAGACCCCGCAAGCCCGGACGATAACGATGTCGGAGTCGCGAACAGCCGCGTTTGCCAGTCCGACCGATCCATTCAGCCTGACAACGTATCAAGAAACGTTTACAGTAAACGGCCGGACGACTATGGTTCAATACGACGCCGCACAGAAGACGGTCACAATGACAAGCGCGGAGAATCGACAGGTGGTCCACCGGTTGGACGATTTCGGGAGAACGGTTCGACTCGAGTACCCCGGTCAGTCTGTCGAGCCGATCGAATACGCGTACGATGCGCAAGGCAAGCTGCAGCAGATCAAGCAGGGCGTTCAAGTCGTCAACTATCACTATGACGAACAGTTAAGGCTCACCCGGTTGACCGATGCGGAAAACCGGGAACTTGAATACGAGTATGACGCATATGGGTTCGTCAGCCGCATCAATCTGCCTAGCGGCAAGAGCTTGGCGATGACGCACGATGCGGTAGGCAACTTGACGGGAATTACAGCACCGGGTGGCAACGACTTCACCATGGATTACGATGAGACTGACGAGCTCGTTTCGTTCCTTCCGGAAGGAAGTACGGAGCCGGTTCGATGGTACTATAACTTGAATGGCAAGCATACGCATACGACGTTTCCCAGCGGGCGCTTGATCGCGAATACGTTTGACCCAGGCGGGCGGTTGACGGAAAGCCATGATACGAAACGCAGCCGCACTTTCGAGTACGCAGACAATACCGATCGGGTTCATACGATGACGACGAAGGCGAAGGCATCCGGTGCAGTGGAGCAACAGCTGCAATTCGCCTACGACGGATCGGATGTGACGAAAACGGTATGGCTCGGAAAAGCGAATGCGACCTACGATTATACGTATGACGCTTTGTCCAACGTGACCGGCATCCATCTGAACATTCCGGCGAGCCAATACACAAGCGACACCGCCATCACGTGGGATAAGGAAGACCGGGTGAAGTCGTTCGGTTCGCAATCGTTCCAATATACGGGACCGGGCGGCATTCTCGGCAGCATTCAGGACGGCGGATTCGAGACCGCTTATCAATACGATGCCTACGGCCGAATAACGCATAGGACGGTGTCCGCGTCCGGAGTCCCGGTTTATCAAATGCAGCTGCAGTACAATGCTGTCGGCAAAGTGGGGCAAAAAACGGAAACCACACCTCAAGGAACTTCCGTTTATACGTATGACTACGATGCGGACGGACAACTGCTGGAGGTGCGGCTGAACGGAAACGTCATCGAGGCGTATGCTTACGACGCAAACGGCAACCGGACGTCGGCGGCTATAAACGGGGCGCCGGCCGAATCGGCCGTATACGACGGACAAGACCGGCTGATTACCCGGGGCGGCGTCGACTATATGTTTGACGCCGACGGCTTTCTGACCCATCGCGGCAGCGATTCCTTCACTTACGGCTCGCGGGGAGAGCTGCTGGAAGCGAACGTTGGCGGCAAGACGGTCACGTACTCGTACGATGCGCTTGGCAGGCATGTGGCACGGCATGACGAAACGGGTACGACGCAGTATTTGTACGGACTCCCGGATGCCATTATGACGATTACTGCAATCATCGATCCATCCGGCGCCGTGACGGAATATTACTATGACCTGTCCGGGCAGCTGACCGGTATGAAGCGCGAAGGCGTCACTTATGCCATCGCGACGGACCTGGTTGGAACGCCGAAGCTGGTTGTCGGCGCCAACGGACAAATCGTCAAGGAACTCGGTTACGACAGCTTCGGGAATCGGCTGACGGATTCCAATCCCGGCTTTCTGCTGCCGTTCGGCTTTGCTGGCGGATTGGAGGACACGGACACCGGCTTGCTCCGGTTCGGTCTCCGCGATTACGAGCTTGCTTCCGGACGATGGACGGCACGCGACCCGATTCTGTTCACGGGCGGTCAGACAAACTTGTACGTCTATGTCGGCAACGATCCGATTCTGTTTCGCGATCCTCTGGGATTGTTTTGTATCGGCGGTAACGCGTATGCGGGCGTCGGTGGCGGCGCGAAGGTTTGTGTTAACAGTAAGGGCCAATTTTCGTTCTGCAGCGAGCTTGGTTTTGGCGTCGGCGGGGGCCTCGAATTCAGTCCGCTAGAGGATATTACAAAGCGCGACAGCTTGGGAGTGGAAGGAACGGTCAGCGGCGCATACGGACCTGGGAAACTAACCGGCGGGTTCAAAACGAATTACGTGTTCGATACCGAATGCGCCAAAAAGGAGGGCGTTCTGAAAGTGGAGCTGGGAGCATTGAAATTCGATTTGCTAAATCCGCTTGAATCGGCGTACGGTCAAGATTGGAAAGATCTCGAGGAGAAAAAGGGGCCGATTGATTCCTTTAAGGATGCTATCAAGAAGGGCCAATTGTCCGCCAAGGTTGAAGCTTCGTTCAAAGGCCAGTTGTGCACTAGAGTCCGGTAA
- a CDS encoding ABC transporter ATP-binding protein — MHFLKKYARKYGGRFSLAVFFLTLEALADLLQPTIMSKIVDVGVANSDLHFVLRMGGLMLLITAMGAVAASMRNILATLVSQAFGAELRGDLFKKIQSLTFESIDKFERASLVTRLTNDVTQVQNFMNGLMRIFVKAPLICIGSLIMATRLDPQLAIVLAVVVPIVALLIIFNLKLGFPLFINVQRALDRVNGAMREYLSGVRVVKAFNRFDFEVDKFNKTNEEYQSRTIRAMRTMAVFNPAIMLTVNFGIIAVIWLGGLGVSRGDMQVGHIIAFINYMTQILFSLMMISMVFNMFIRAKASAGRIGEVFEQSNDMTWKENAGVGTAVKGRVDFENVTFSYEGTSGLPAVKNVNLTVLPGETVGIIGSTGSGKSSLVSLIPRFYDAVSGSVKVDGVDVRDVDPKILREKIALVPQKTVLFTGTVTENIRWGKEDASAEEIEAAARMAEAHDFIASFPEGYNTMLGQRGVNFSGGQKQRVSIARALVRRPEILILDDCTSAVDVATEARIKEALKTYAKDLTCILIAQRITSVMDADKIVVMDNGEIVGIGKHHELMRSCLVYQEIFQSQVGKELQKDVTA, encoded by the coding sequence TTGCATTTTTTAAAAAAATACGCGAGGAAGTACGGCGGGCGGTTCAGCTTAGCCGTGTTTTTCTTGACTCTGGAAGCGCTTGCCGACTTGCTGCAGCCGACCATCATGTCCAAAATCGTCGACGTAGGCGTCGCAAACAGCGATTTGCATTTTGTGCTGCGTATGGGCGGACTTATGCTGCTGATCACGGCAATGGGGGCGGTGGCGGCGTCGATGCGGAACATTTTGGCCACGCTGGTATCCCAGGCGTTCGGGGCGGAGCTGAGGGGCGATTTGTTCAAGAAAATCCAGTCGCTGACCTTTGAAAGCATCGACAAATTCGAACGGGCCTCTCTCGTGACGAGGCTGACGAACGATGTGACGCAGGTGCAAAACTTCATGAACGGGCTGATGCGGATTTTCGTTAAAGCGCCGCTCATCTGTATAGGCAGCCTGATCATGGCGACGCGGCTCGACCCGCAGCTTGCGATTGTGCTGGCGGTCGTTGTGCCGATCGTCGCTTTGCTGATCATTTTCAACCTGAAGCTCGGCTTTCCGCTTTTTATAAACGTGCAGCGGGCGCTTGACCGGGTGAACGGCGCGATGCGCGAATATTTGTCCGGCGTAAGAGTCGTCAAGGCGTTCAACCGCTTCGACTTTGAAGTGGACAAATTCAATAAAACCAATGAGGAATACCAGTCGCGAACGATCCGCGCCATGCGGACGATGGCGGTATTTAATCCGGCGATCATGCTGACGGTCAATTTCGGCATCATTGCCGTCATCTGGCTTGGCGGCCTCGGGGTAAGCCGGGGTGACATGCAGGTCGGCCATATTATTGCGTTTATCAACTATATGACGCAAATTTTGTTTTCGCTGATGATGATCTCAATGGTGTTCAACATGTTCATCCGCGCGAAAGCGTCGGCCGGCCGAATCGGGGAAGTGTTCGAGCAAAGTAACGATATGACGTGGAAGGAAAACGCAGGGGTCGGCACCGCGGTTAAAGGTCGGGTCGATTTTGAAAACGTAACCTTCTCTTATGAAGGGACGTCCGGGCTTCCCGCCGTGAAAAACGTGAACTTAACCGTGCTGCCGGGGGAAACCGTCGGCATTATCGGCTCCACCGGCTCGGGAAAAAGCTCTCTCGTCAGCCTCATTCCGAGGTTTTACGATGCGGTTTCCGGATCGGTCAAGGTGGATGGCGTGGACGTCCGCGATGTAGATCCGAAGATTTTGCGGGAAAAAATCGCGCTTGTTCCGCAGAAGACGGTGCTGTTCACCGGAACCGTCACGGAAAATATTCGCTGGGGCAAGGAGGATGCCAGCGCGGAGGAAATCGAGGCGGCCGCGAGGATGGCGGAAGCACACGACTTTATCGCTTCGTTCCCGGAAGGGTACAATACGATGCTCGGGCAGCGGGGAGTCAATTTTTCAGGCGGTCAAAAGCAGCGGGTATCGATCGCCCGGGCGCTTGTGCGCAGGCCGGAAATTCTCATTCTCGACGACTGCACGAGCGCAGTCGATGTCGCGACGGAAGCGAGAATCAAAGAAGCGCTGAAGACGTATGCAAAGGACCTCACCTGTATTCTGATCGCGCAAAGGATCACTTCCGTGATGGACGCGGACAAAATCGTTGTTATGGACAACGGGGAGATCGTCGGCATCGGCAAACATCACGAATTGATGAGAAGCTGCCTCGTGTACCAGGAAATTTTCCAGTCCCAGGTCGGAAAGGAGCTGCAAAAAGATGTCACAGCCTAA
- a CDS encoding PLDc N-terminal domain-containing protein: MAIITGLILFLFSIALFVAHILCCLWAYRDCKRRGKSSEYALLVLLAILFFPLAGLIVYMVIRND, encoded by the coding sequence ATGGCCATTATTACGGGCTTAATTTTGTTTCTTTTTTCGATCGCGCTTTTTGTCGCACATATTCTTTGTTGTCTATGGGCCTACAGAGATTGCAAACGCAGAGGCAAAAGCTCGGAATACGCCCTCCTCGTGCTGCTTGCGATATTGTTTTTTCCGTTGGCGGGACTGATCGTTTATATGGTTATTCGGAATGACTGA